In Leifsonia sp. PS1209, the genomic stretch CGCGGCCGCCGACTCCTTCGCGCCCGCTGCCAGATCGGCGGAGAGGGATGCGGGAAGCTCGGCGTCTCCGGCCTTCGCACCCTCGGTGAACTCGAAGAAGAAGCCGGTGTCCGCCACCTGCTTGTTCGCCTGCGCGAGCACCTCGCGCACCTGCCGGATGGCCGGGACGTTCCCGCTCGCGATCCCGCTGCGCAGGGTCTCGATGTAGCCGTCCATCGCGGCGGGCAGATTGTGCAGCCGCTTCGCGATGTTGGCCCAGTCGTCTTCCGTGTCGGTGGGGACGAGGTCGAAGATGTCGCGCAGCTCCTGGGCCGGAGAGGCGATCACGTTGAGGTCGCGCTGGTTGAAACCGGCCTCGTGCTTCTCGACGGTGAGCTGCAGGTCGCGGGTGAGGTCCATCTTGGTGACCCTGTCGATGTCGTCGACGGGCTCGGCGGCCTGGATCTTGGCCAGGGTCTCCCTGACCTTGCCGACGGCCTGCTCGGCACCGGCCGGCGAATAGTCGGCGTACTCGCCCTCCCGGCCTGGGCGGCCGAGCCAGACGTGGAACTCCGGATACAACTCGAGCTGGGTGTCCACCCACTCCTCGGCGATCGTGTCGACCGGAGTGGGTGTGCGGTTCTCTTCTGTCATACCTCGACCCTATTGCGGCACCCCGCCTCCTCACCATGCCCGATCCGCGAGATGCCAGGAACTGTCGCGAAACGCCCGGGATTCGCGTCAGTTGCTGGCATCTCGCCGGGCCGCCGGAGGCGGGCAGGATGGGCAGGAGCCGCAGGGTCAGTGGGCCGCCGCGTCCCAGTTGGGACCGCGGCCGACCTGCACGTCGAGCGGCACGCGGAGGTCGGCGGCGTGCGCCATCCGGTTGCGGACGATGCCCTCCAGCGCGTCCCACTCGCCGCTCGCGACCTCGAAGATCAGTTCGTCGTGCACCTGCAGCAGCATCCGGGATTCGAGCTTCTGGTCGATCAGGTCCCCCGCGATGCCGAGCATCGCGATCTTCATGACGTCGGCAGCCGAGCCCTGGATGGGCGCGTTCAGCGCAGCGCGCTCCGCGTTCTCGCGCAGCACCCTGTTGGTGCTCGTGAGGTCGGCGAACGGGCGGCGGCGTCCGAAGATCGTCTCGGTGTACCCGTCGACGCGGGCCTGCTCGACGACGTTGCGCAGGTAGTCGCGCACGTTGCCGAACCGCTCGAAGTAGTCCGTCATCAGCTGGCGCGCCTCGGACGTCTCGATGCGCAGCTGCTTCGACAGCCCGAACGCGCTCAGCCCGTATGCGAGGCCGTACGACATCGCCTTGACCTTCGACCGCATCGTGGAGGTGACTTCCTCCGGCGCGACGCCGAAGATGCGGGCGCCGACGAACCGGTGCAGGTCTTCCCCGGCGTTGAACGCTTCGATGAGGCCGGGATCTTCGGAGAGGTGCGCCATGATGCGCATCTCGATCTGCGAGTAGTCGGCGGTCAGCAGCGTCTCGAACCCCTCGCCGCTGCGGATGGCGGAGCGGATCTCCCTGCCCTCCTCGGTGCGGACCGGGATGTTCTGCAGGTTGGGGTCGTTGGACGAGATGCGGCCGGTGCTCGTGCCGGTCTGGTCGTAGGTGGTGTGGATGCGCCCATCCGGCTCGACGGCGCGCTCGAGCGTCTCGACGATCTGCTTGAGCTTCGTCGCATCCCGGTGCTGCAGCAGCAGACCGAGGAAGGGGTGCGGGTTCTTCTCCTGCAGGTCGGCCAGAGACGCGGCGTCGGTGGAGTATCCGGTCTTGGTGGAGCGCGTCTTCGGCATCTGCAGGTCGTCGAAGAGCACCTGCTGCAGCTGCTTGGGCGAACCCAGGTTGACCTCGCGCCCGATCTCCGCGTATGCGCGGGCGGCGTAGTCGTTGGCTTTGTCTGTCAGCTCGCCGCGGAGACGCGCGAGCACCTCGCTGTCGATGCTGACACCGGTGAGCTCCATCTCGGCGAGCACGGCGACGAGCGGCAGCTCGATGTCGTCGAGCACGGCACGCGTGCCGTCGTCGAGCGCGATCATCTGCGCCTCGGCGACCCTCCGCATGTACCAGGCCTCGGTCGCCGGGCTCACCGCATCCGTGAGCGCGACCAGCTGGTTGGGGTCGGACACCGGCAGCGTCTCGCCGAGCACCTCGTACACCTGCTCGGCGAGCGACTGGGCGGCAGCGCCCGGACGCACCAGCCAGGATGCGATGCTCGTGTCGAAGGCGAGCCCGTCCACGATCAGCCCGGCGCGGCTCATCGCCTTGAACTGCGGCTTGGCGCGGAAGAAATACTTGGGCGCGCTGCTCGCGAACCACTCCTCGAGGGCGTCGTAGTCCTTGCGGCCGGCCGCCCACGGCACGTACACCGTGTCGTCGTCGGCGGCGAGACCGAATCCGGTGACGCCGGCCGGGCCGAGCTCGACCTGCACGCCCACGGCGTTGCCGTCCGCCGACGCCTTGGCCAGCCAGTTCGCGAGCTCCTCGTCGACCATCGTGCGCACCGGCGGGATGGCGATGGCGCCGGTCTCGATCGCCGCGCTCGCTCCGGATGCGCCGTCCAGCTGGCCCTCCTCCGCCGCGGTCTTGAGCAGCCGGTCGAGCAGGGTCTTGAACTGCAGCTTGGCGAAGATGTCGCGCACGGCGTTCTCGTTGAGCGGGCGGCGCTCGAGGTCGGCGGGGCCGACGGGCAGGTCGACGTCGGTCAGCAGCTTGTTGAGGCGGCGGTTGCGGAGCGCGTTCTCCTGCTGGTCGCGCAGGTTCTGCCCGACGACGCCCTTGATCTCGTCGGCGTGGGCGAGGAGGTTCTCGACGGTGCCGTACTGCTGCACCCACTTGACCGCCGTCTTCTCCCCCACCTTGTCGATGCCGATGAGGTTGTCGCTGGTCTCGCCGACGAGAGCGGCGATCTCCGGATACTGGTGCGGCTCGATGCCGTAGCGCTCGCGCACGGCGGCGGGGTCGTAGACCTTCAGCTCCGAGACGCCGCGGACATTCGGGTAGAGCAGTGTGACGTCGTCGTTGACCAGCTGGATGGTGTCGCGGTCGCCGGACACGATGAGCACCCGGTATCCCTGCTCGGCCCCCTGCGCGGAGAGCGTGGCCAGGATGTCGTCGGCCTCGTAGTCCTCCTTGGCGATGGTCGTGATGTTCATCGCGTGCAGCGCCTCTTCCAGCAGCGGGATCTGCCCGACGAACTCGGACGGCGTCTCGCCGCGGGTGCCCTTGTACTCCGGGTACTCCCTCGTGCGGAAGGAGTATCGCGAGATGTCGAACGCCACGGCGATGTGGGTCGGACGCTGCTGGGAGAGCAGGTTGATGAGCATCGCGATGAAGCCGTGGATGGCGTTCGTGTGCTGGCCTTCGCGGTTGACGAAGCTGTCCACCGGGAGCGCATAGAAGGCGCGGAATGCCAGCGAATGGCCGTCGATGATCAGGAGGGTAGGCTTTTCGGAGTCTGACACCAGGACAGCCTACAAGGCACCTGTGACACCCAGACGACCGGACAGACGAAGGTGAGAAAGGCCGCCGATGACCGAGGACGCGCTCGCATACGTGAACCAGAGGGGCCTCGGCAAACTGGCCGAGAAGATGGGGATCGAGATCCTCGAATTCACCATCGAACGGGCCGTGGCCAGGATGCCCGTCGAGGGCAACCAGCAGCCGGCCGACCTCCTGCACGGCGGCGCGTACGTGGTGCTCGGCGAGTCCCTCGGCTCGATGTCCGCCAACCTGCACGCCGGCGCCGACCGGCTCGCGGTGGGCATCGAGATCAACGCGACGCACACCCGCTCGGCGACGAGCGGCTATGTGACCGGCGTGTGCACCCCCATCCACCTGGGGCGGACGCTGACGACGCACGAGATCGCGGTCACCGACGAGCAGGGCCGCCGCTGCTCGACCATCCGGATCACGAACCTGATCAAGGATCGCTGACGCCAGCATCCCCCGCACGAACACAGAAGCGCGGCCCCGGATGTACCGGGCCGCGCTTCTGAACGTTCTGGGCTCTGTTCTACTTCTTCGGAGCGAGCTGCTCGATGATCGCCTGGGCGACGTCGTGCATGGTGAGGCGGCGGTCCATCGACGCCTTCTGGATCCAGCGGAACGCCTCGGGCTCGGTGAGGCCCATCTTCTCGTTGAGGAGGCCCTTCGCGCGGTCGACGAGCTTGCGGGTCTCGAAGCGCTCGACCATGTCGGACACCTCGGCTTCGAGGGCGATGATCTGGGCGTAGCGCGCGAGAGCGATCTCGATGGCGGGCAGCAGGTCGTTCGGCGTGAACGGCTTGACGACGTATGCGAGGGCTCCCGCCTCCGTCGCGCGCTCCACGAGCTCCTTCTGGCTGAACGCGGTGAGGAGGACGACGGGGGCGATGTGGCCCTTCGAGAGGCGCTCGGCCGCGGAGATGCCGTCGAGCTGGGGCATCTTGACGTCCATGATCACCAGGTCGGGACGCAGCTCGGTGGCCAGCGCGACGGCGGTCTCGCCGTCTCCGGCCTCTCCGACGACCTCGAATCCGTTGTCACGGAGGATCTCGACGATGTCGAGCCGGATGAGGGATTCGTCTTCGGCGACGACGACGCGCCGTGGTGCGGTGGGTGTAGCTTCCTGGTCAGTCACGGACAAAAGCCTACGGTATTGTTCAGGTGTTGTTGTGCGCCGGTGTGGCGGAATGGCAGACGCGGAGCACTCAAAATGCTTTGTCCGAGAGGGCGTGTGGGTTCGAGTCCCACCACCGGCACAATGACCTGGCCCCCGGAAACGCACCCCCGGATGTGGGGACAGCCCGCGCGTAGGGCTGTGCATCGGCCGAACCTCAACTAGTCTGCCTGGGACCGCACCGACAGGCGGTCAGGGGAGAAACAACCATGCGTTCCAGGCTCAGGGTCGGCCTTGCCACGACCTTCACACTCGTGACGACGGTCGGTCTCGTCGTGGCTGGAGCTCAGCTCCCCGCCACTGCGGCGCAAGAGCCGTCGCCGTCACCGTCCACGACATCCACGTCGCCTGCGGCACCTGCTTCCGGTTCGGAGGCGGCGCCCACCGCTGCTCCGACCGCGCAGCCGACGACGACACCCACACCGGATGCGGCACCCGCCACTCCACCGGCAGCAGCCCCGGATGCGAGCGCGCCCGCAGCGCCCGCGCCCACCGCAGCAGCGCCCGGTTCGACCGTCGCGGCCGATCCCGCCCTCGCGGAGATGAACGCCGCCCGCAACCACTCGATGGGTTCGACGTTCTCGCTCAGCGGTGCTGCCGCCGACGCGGCAGCGGGCAACGATGCGGGAAGCCAGGCGCGCACGTTCAGCGCTGCGGCCACCACGTTCCCGCCCGGCGTCCGCGGTCTGGACGTCAGCGGCTGGCAGACCAACATCAACTGGAACCAGGTCTGGGCGGACGGCGGACGCTTCGCGTACATCAAGGCGACGGAGGACCTCGACTACAAGAGCAGTCAGTTCTCCACGCAGTACAGCGGCGCGTACAACGTCGGCATCATCCGCGGCGCCTACCACTTCGCCACGCCGAACACCTCGTCGGGCGCCGCGCAGGCGCGCTTCTTCGTGCAGAACGGCGGAGGCTGGTCGGCGGACGGCCGGACCCTGCCCCCACTGCTCGACATCGAGTTCAACCCGTACGGCGGCAGCAACACCTGCTGGGGCCTGAGCGCTCCGCAGATGGTCGCCTGGGTCGCCGACTTCGTGAACACCGTCACGGCGATGACCGGCATCGCGCCCGCCATCTACACGAACACCAACTGGTGGAACCTGTGCACGGGCGGGAGCGCGGCCTTCGGCGCGTACCCCCTGTTCGTCGCCAACTACTCCAACATCAGCACCCCTCCGCTTCCGCCGGGCTGGGGCTCGTACACGATCTGGCAGTTCGCGAACGGCGTCGGGCCGTTCCCCGGAGACCAGGATGTGTTCAACGGCTCGCTGAAGGACCTGCAGGCGTTCGCCCTCGGCAACCGTCTCGCCGGCGCCGACGCATTCGGCACGAGCGCGGCATTATCGTCCACCTTCTCCCCCGGCGTCCCCGTGGCGTACGTGGCGTCCGGATACAACTACGCGGACGCGTTGGCCGGGGGCCCGGCCGCCGGTAAACAGCGCGGACCCGTGCTGCTGGTGCAGCCGTACGGCGTCCCCGACGTGATCGCGACGGAGCTCAAACGCCTGAGACCGGCGCGCATCGTGGTGCTCGGCGGTCCGACGGCGATCTCGGACGGCACCGTGTCCGCGCTCCGCGCATACACGTCCGGCGGGGTGACCAGGCTGGCGGGCTCCGACCGGTTCGAGACCAGCGTCGCCGTGTCGAAGAGCGCCTTCGGGGCGAATCCGTCCGTCGCGTACATCGCGACAGGGATGAACTTCCCGGATGCCCTCACCGGCGCCTCCGTCGCGGCGGGCTCCGCGCACAGCGGGCCGCTCCTGCTCGTGACGAGTGTGAGCATCCCGCCCAGTGTCGCCGGCGAACTGCAGCGGCTGCGTCCGGGCAAGATCGTGGTGCTCGGAGGGACGGACGCGATCAACACGTCCGTCGAGGCGGCGCTGAAGTCGTACACGTCCGGCTCCGTCACGCGCATCTCCGGGGACGATCGGTACATCACCAGCGCGAAGGTGTCCCAGGCGAACTTCGCGCCAGGCGTTGCCGCCGCGTACATCGCGGTCGGGACGAACTTCCCCGACGCGCTCTCCGGGGCTCCGGTCGCCGGCATCGCGAACGCGCCGGTGCTGCTCACCCAGTCGACGGCCATCCCGCAGTCGATCGCCGCTGAGCTGACCCGCCTGAAGCCGAAGAAGATCGTCATCCTCGGCGGTTCGGCTGCCGTCAGCGCCTCGGTCGCCGCAGCGCTGAACGGCTACGTGGTGAAGTAGGGCTCCGTCCGGTCATGCCGGGCTCTGAGCGCGCATCCGGATCTTCCGGGCGGCGCGCCAGGGTCCGGCGTTTCCGTGCCCGGCCCGGAGTCACCGGCCCGATCCAGCGGCCGCGACAGCGGATGCGTCAGATGCGCGCGCCGACGACCGTGGCCGCGAAGCGCCGTGCCCGCTCGGCGAGCCCGGCGATCCTGTCGGCGACCACCGTGTCGGCGTCGAACCCGACGTACGCGGGAGGCGGCGTCCTCCGCACGTTCTCGCTGCACTCGAAGCCGCCGCACAGCATCGTGCCCACCGTGTCGCCGTTGCGACCGGCCTGCCCGGCCCTCCTGGCCACGTAGAGGTACACGTCGCGGGTGGCGTGCACATCCTGGCACCAGCCGCACATCGACGGCGCGTGCGACCGCATCGACGCGTCGGAGGCGCGCAGCACGATGCCCACCGGGCCGTTCTCGGTCGGCACCACCACATAGCCGCGCTGCGGGATGCGCGGGTCGCGCCAGCCGAGGTACTCCCGCCTCGACCAGTCCACCTCGTGCATGCCGGGCGGCAACGGCAGCTCGGCCGCCTCGCTCCTCGAACAGTTGACGAACGACTCCCGGATCTGCTCCTGGGTCAGTGTCTCCATGCGCACCTCCGGATTCCATGCTCGCACAGCTTGACCCTGACCCAGAGGTCACGGTCTAGCCTCGCCGCATGACAACACTCAACGCCGTCACAGACGCCACATTCCCGGAGGCCGTGCTCGCCGCATCCGGAACCACCATCGTCGAGTTCTGGGCGGAGTGGTGCGGCCCATGCCGCGCGCTCGGCCCCATCCTGGAACAGCTCGCCGACGAACACGCCGACCGCATCAGCATCGTGAAGATCAACGCGGACGACAACCCGCAGGCCTCGGCCACCTACCGTGCGATGTCGCTGCCGGTGATGAAGGTCTTCCAGAACGGCGAGGTGGTGAAGACCATCGTCGGGGCGAAGCCGAAGCCGGCGCTCGAGTTCGAGCTGGCCCCGTATCTCGCGTAGGTCGCCGCTCAGGTGAGTTCGTCGAACACGCCGCTCACCCAGCCGATGTAGCGCTCGGCCGAGCGCAGCACCGCCGCGCGCGCATCCACGGGCACCACGTTGCCCAGGTTGCCGTACAGCCGGGCGAACGGCCGTTCGCAGACCCTGTCGGCCGTCCGCCGCACGACGGCGGCCGACAGCGGGATCGCATTCGGGAAGCTGCGCATGAACGTCACCCAGCGCTGCGACGGGCCGGGGAACACCGTGTCTCCTGCGAGCACCACCCCGCGGTCCCAGTGCACGATCGCGCTGCCGGGGAAATGGCCGCCGATCGTGCGCAGCGTCACGCCGGGCAGCACCTCCTCGTCTCCGCTCCAGGTCCGGATGCTCGGCTCGTCCCGCTGCACCCAGTCGCGGTCGGCAGTGTGAACCAGCACGGGCGGGTCGCCGAGCATCCTGGACCAGGAGGTCTGCGCACCGAACATGTGCGGGTGACTGGTGGCGATGACCGCGACGCCGCCGAGATCCTGCACGGCAGCGGCCGCGGCTTCGTCGACGTAGCCCGTCGGGTCCCAGAGCAGGTTGCCCTCGGGCGTGCGCAGCAGCATGCTCTGCTGGCCGATGCCGATCTTCGGCTCGGACCGCAGCGCGTACAGGTCGGGCTCGAGCTCGGTGACGGTCACCCGCTCCCCCGCACGCTGCAGCGCCTGCAGCGACGTCCACTCCTGCCCGCCGGGCGGCACGTACTGCCGCTCGTCCTCGCAGATCGGGCACGAAGCGGGAGGTTCGTCTCCCGCGGGGAACTCCACGGCGCACGCAGCGCACAACCAGTCGACCACCCTGCGACGATACGCCGCGGCAGGCGACCTGCGGAATACCCGGATCGGGGGCATGATTGTGTTCACTGTGAAACGCATCGGATTCCTCTCCTTCGGCCACTGGCAGCCGATCCCCGGCTCGGTGTCGCGCACGGCGGCGGACGCTCTGCAGCAGACCATCGAGCTGGCGGTCGCCGCCGAGGAGGTCGGCGTCGACGGCGCGTACGTGCGCGTGCACCACTTCGCCAGGCAGCTGGCGTCTCCGTTCCCGCTGCTCGCGGCGATCGGCGCCCGCACGAGCACCATCGAGATCGGCACGGGCGTGATCGACATGCGCTACGAGAACCCGCTCTACGCCGCGGAGTCCGCAGCGGCGGCCGACCTGATCAGCGGCGGGAGACTGCAGCTCGGCATCAGCAGGGGGTCACCGGAGACGGCGCTGCACGGCTACGAGTCGTTCGGCTACGTGCCGGCGGAGGACGAGTCCGACGCCGACATGGCGCGCCGCCACACCGAGGTGTTCCGCGCCGCGATCGCCGGGGCCGGGATCGCGATGTCCAACCCGCAGATGACCGGCGTCTCGCAGCCGCTCGCCATCGAGCCGCGCTCTCCCGGCCTGGACGAGCGCATCTGGTGGGGTGCCGGCAGCCGCGCCACGGCGGTGTGGACGGCCGAGCAGGGCATGAACCTGATGAGCTCCACCCTGCTCACGGAAGACACCGGGGTGCCGTTCGACCAGCTGCAGGCCGAGCAGATCCGGATGTTCCGGGATGCCTGGCGCGACGCAGGTCACGAGCGCGAGCCCCGCGTCTCGGTCAGCCGCAGCATCATCCCGATCATCGACGACGAGACCCGCCGCTACTTCGGAGCGAGCGCCGTGGCGGAGTCGAGCGACCAGGTCGGTCACCTCGACGGAGGACTCGCCCGATTCGGCCGCAGCTTCGTCGGCGAACCGGACGTGATCGCGGCCGCGCTCGCGGCGGACGAGGCCGTGCAGGCGGCGGACACGGTACTGGTGACGGTGCCGAACCAGCTGGGCGTCGAGTTCAACGCGCGCATCCTGGAGTCGATCGTGCGGGATGTCGCGCCGGCAGCCGGGTGGCGATGAGCGGTCGGCGATGAGCGGCGAGCGGCTCATCCCGCGGCGCACCCCCGAGTCGCGGGCGGTGACGGAGCGGGTGCAGACCGTGCTCGGTCTCACGTCGCGGCTCAACGCTCTTCCGTTCACGGACGAGCCCGGGCGGGCGGCGCTGCTGAGCGAGATCATCGGCGGCCCGCTCCCCGCCGGGCTGACCGTCTATCCCCCGTTCTACTGCGACCACGGACTCGGGCTCACCCTCGGTGAGCGGGTGTTCGTGAACCAGAACTGCTCGTTCTACGACATCGGCGGCATCACCATCGGCGACGGCACGATGATCGGCCCCGGCGTCACGCTCAGCACGGCCGGGCATCCCGTCGCGCCGTCCGAGCGCTACGACGGCATCACCGCCGCGCCCATCGTGATCGGCGCAGAGGTCTGGATCGGCGCGAACGTGACCGTGACCCCCGGGGTGACCATCGGTGACGGCGCCGTGATCGGGGCCGGCGCGGTGATCGCGAAGGATGTCGCACCGCGGACCGTCGTCACGGCGGGCAGCCAGGTGGTGCGGAAGGTCCTCTAGCGGCCCGCCGTGCGCGTCACAGCTCCTGCCGCCGGAACAGCGCGGCGGCGCCCAGCACCGCCAGCACGGCGACGGCCAGCGAGATGAGCACCGACCACAGCACGGCGTCGCCGTCCGTGGGCGCCCCGGCCGCCAGCGACGTGGCCTGGCCGAGTAGTCCCGCGGGCGACCAGTCGGCGAGCGGCTTCCACACGCCGGCGACCGAGATCACCGCGAACAGACCGAGTCCAGCGCCCGCCGCGCCCGCCGCCGATGGGATGAGCACCGAGAACAGGGTCATCACGGCGAGGTAGAACACCGCGAGCACGAGCCAGACCAGCGCGGACGACCACAGGGCGCCCCCGGGAGCTTCGCCGAACACGGCGGCGGTCACCGCCCAGGTCACGAGGGTCCCGGCCACCAGCAGCACCGCGAGGTAGACCGCGTTGACGATGGCCTTCACCACCACGAACGCCACCCGCGACACCGGCTTGGTGAGCACGAGGATCGCCGTGCCGCCGCGTCGCTCGCCCGACACGATCCCGCCGTAGATGATGACCAGGGCGAAGATCCCGATCTGGCCGAGGTTCTTGATCCACTGGCCGTATGCGTCGAGCACGGTCGGAGGCGGCAGCTTCAGGGAGGAGAACTGGTTTCCGGCGACCGCGGCGAGCATCTCCGGGGTGTACTTGGCGAGCAGCGGGCCGGTGAGTGCGAAGAGCAGCAGAATGGCCGGGAGCACGAAGACGCGCCAGGTGCGGAGGATCTCGAACGCCTCCTTGCGGGCGAACACGAGGGCGGAGCGCATCACGCCACCTCCCCGACCAGCTCGACGAACACGTCTTCCAGACCGGGTTCGACCGCCTCCAGCCGCACCAGCCCGGCGTGCTGCGCGGCGACGAGCGCCGGCAGTTCGCGCTGTGCGGCATCCTGGTCGGCAACCAGCACCTCGATGGTGCCGTGGCCGCCACGGGAGACCGACGTGGCCCACGGCTGCGCCGTGATGGCGGCGGCCAGCGCATCCGCGCCGTCCGTGACCTCGAGCACGATCCGGTGGCCGCTGTGGCGTTCCTTCAGCTCGTGCATGCTCGACTGGGTGAGCACGCGCCCGTGGTTCAGGATCGCGACGGTGTCGCAGACGCGCGCCACATCGCCCAGGATGTGCGAGGAGAAGAAGATCGTCGCCCGGCCGCGCAGCGCGTCGAGCATGTCGAGAACGTCTTTGCGGCCGATCGGGTCGAGGGCGCTCGTCGGCTCGTCGAGCAGCAGCAGACGGGGCGCGTTGATCAGCGCCTGCGCGATCCCGAGCCGCTGCTTCATCCCTCGCGAGTATCCGCCGATCCTGGTGGTCAACCCGGCGAGCCCGGCGATGTCGAGCAGCATCGCCGTCCGCTGGTTCAGGATGCGGTGCTCCAGCCCGAACAGGCCGCCGACGAACCGCATGAACTCCGGCGCCGTCATCCACTCGTAGAAGGCGGGGACATCCGGCAGGAATCCGAGCTGCGCGCGCACGGCGTTGCCCGCCGTGGCGACGTCCTGGCCGAGCACCCGCACCGTCCCGCTGGTCGGCCGGGCAAGCCCGGTGACGATGCGCAGCGCCGTCGTCTTGCCCGCACCGTTCGGACCGAGGAAGCCGAAGATCGAGCCGTCGGCGACGCTCAGGTCCACGGCGTCGAGCGCGCGCTTCCCGCGGAACTCCTTGGTCAGCCCCACCAGCTCCAGCGCGGCGCTCATGCGTCTCCCCCATCGTTTCGGCTGTCGTCCCGTGTGCCGTCTCGCCTGCCGTAGAGGGCGTCGGCGACCTCGGCCATCGTCACCCTGGCCACCGGAGCCTGCACCGGCTGCTCCTGCACCACCCGCAGGCGCCCGACGATGAAGTACAGGATGGGCCCGATCAGGTTGACGACAACGATGATTGCCACCCACACCCACTTGTTGCCGAACGCCACGGCGGCAGTCGGCCTCCGCACCAGATCGACCAGCGCCCACACCAGCAGCACCAGTTGCGCGGCCAGGACGATGCCCAGGATCACGAGCACGGCCACGGGCAGCGAGCCGAGGTCCAGATTCACATGCACCGTCGATCCCTCCACGATTGTTCTCGAATGCGAGAACATTATCACGAGCGAGAACAAAACCTCTAGACTGGGCGGATGAACAGCTCGGAGCTCCTCCTCCACCCCGTGCGGCTGCGCATCGTGCAGGCGTTCCTCGGCGACAGGACGCTCACGACCGCCCAGCTCGCCGAGGAACTCTCCGACGTGCCGACCGCGACGCTCTACCGCCACGTCTCACTTCTCAGTAACGCGGGCGTCCTCGAGGTGGTCTCCGAGCGGCGGGTCCGCGGCGGG encodes the following:
- the polA gene encoding DNA polymerase I yields the protein MSDSEKPTLLIIDGHSLAFRAFYALPVDSFVNREGQHTNAIHGFIAMLINLLSQQRPTHIAVAFDISRYSFRTREYPEYKGTRGETPSEFVGQIPLLEEALHAMNITTIAKEDYEADDILATLSAQGAEQGYRVLIVSGDRDTIQLVNDDVTLLYPNVRGVSELKVYDPAAVRERYGIEPHQYPEIAALVGETSDNLIGIDKVGEKTAVKWVQQYGTVENLLAHADEIKGVVGQNLRDQQENALRNRRLNKLLTDVDLPVGPADLERRPLNENAVRDIFAKLQFKTLLDRLLKTAAEEGQLDGASGASAAIETGAIAIPPVRTMVDEELANWLAKASADGNAVGVQVELGPAGVTGFGLAADDDTVYVPWAAGRKDYDALEEWFASSAPKYFFRAKPQFKAMSRAGLIVDGLAFDTSIASWLVRPGAAAQSLAEQVYEVLGETLPVSDPNQLVALTDAVSPATEAWYMRRVAEAQMIALDDGTRAVLDDIELPLVAVLAEMELTGVSIDSEVLARLRGELTDKANDYAARAYAEIGREVNLGSPKQLQQVLFDDLQMPKTRSTKTGYSTDAASLADLQEKNPHPFLGLLLQHRDATKLKQIVETLERAVEPDGRIHTTYDQTGTSTGRISSNDPNLQNIPVRTEEGREIRSAIRSGEGFETLLTADYSQIEMRIMAHLSEDPGLIEAFNAGEDLHRFVGARIFGVAPEEVTSTMRSKVKAMSYGLAYGLSAFGLSKQLRIETSEARQLMTDYFERFGNVRDYLRNVVEQARVDGYTETIFGRRRPFADLTSTNRVLRENAERAALNAPIQGSAADVMKIAMLGIAGDLIDQKLESRMLLQVHDELIFEVASGEWDALEGIVRNRMAHAADLRVPLDVQVGRGPNWDAAAH
- a CDS encoding hotdog fold thioesterase: MTEDALAYVNQRGLGKLAEKMGIEILEFTIERAVARMPVEGNQQPADLLHGGAYVVLGESLGSMSANLHAGADRLAVGIEINATHTRSATSGYVTGVCTPIHLGRTLTTHEIAVTDEQGRRCSTIRITNLIKDR
- a CDS encoding response regulator; the protein is MTDQEATPTAPRRVVVAEDESLIRLDIVEILRDNGFEVVGEAGDGETAVALATELRPDLVIMDVKMPQLDGISAAERLSKGHIAPVVLLTAFSQKELVERATEAGALAYVVKPFTPNDLLPAIEIALARYAQIIALEAEVSDMVERFETRKLVDRAKGLLNEKMGLTEPEAFRWIQKASMDRRLTMHDVAQAIIEQLAPKK
- a CDS encoding cell wall-binding repeat-containing protein, with amino-acid sequence MRSRLRVGLATTFTLVTTVGLVVAGAQLPATAAQEPSPSPSTTSTSPAAPASGSEAAPTAAPTAQPTTTPTPDAAPATPPAAAPDASAPAAPAPTAAAPGSTVAADPALAEMNAARNHSMGSTFSLSGAAADAAAGNDAGSQARTFSAAATTFPPGVRGLDVSGWQTNINWNQVWADGGRFAYIKATEDLDYKSSQFSTQYSGAYNVGIIRGAYHFATPNTSSGAAQARFFVQNGGGWSADGRTLPPLLDIEFNPYGGSNTCWGLSAPQMVAWVADFVNTVTAMTGIAPAIYTNTNWWNLCTGGSAAFGAYPLFVANYSNISTPPLPPGWGSYTIWQFANGVGPFPGDQDVFNGSLKDLQAFALGNRLAGADAFGTSAALSSTFSPGVPVAYVASGYNYADALAGGPAAGKQRGPVLLVQPYGVPDVIATELKRLRPARIVVLGGPTAISDGTVSALRAYTSGGVTRLAGSDRFETSVAVSKSAFGANPSVAYIATGMNFPDALTGASVAAGSAHSGPLLLVTSVSIPPSVAGELQRLRPGKIVVLGGTDAINTSVEAALKSYTSGSVTRISGDDRYITSAKVSQANFAPGVAAAYIAVGTNFPDALSGAPVAGIANAPVLLTQSTAIPQSIAAELTRLKPKKIVILGGSAAVSASVAAALNGYVVK
- a CDS encoding FBP domain-containing protein translates to METLTQEQIRESFVNCSRSEAAELPLPPGMHEVDWSRREYLGWRDPRIPQRGYVVVPTENGPVGIVLRASDASMRSHAPSMCGWCQDVHATRDVYLYVARRAGQAGRNGDTVGTMLCGGFECSENVRRTPPPAYVGFDADTVVADRIAGLAERARRFAATVVGARI
- the trxA gene encoding thioredoxin is translated as MTTLNAVTDATFPEAVLAASGTTIVEFWAEWCGPCRALGPILEQLADEHADRISIVKINADDNPQASATYRAMSLPVMKVFQNGEVVKTIVGAKPKPALEFELAPYLA
- a CDS encoding MBL fold metallo-hydrolase codes for the protein MVDWLCAACAVEFPAGDEPPASCPICEDERQYVPPGGQEWTSLQALQRAGERVTVTELEPDLYALRSEPKIGIGQQSMLLRTPEGNLLWDPTGYVDEAAAAAVQDLGGVAVIATSHPHMFGAQTSWSRMLGDPPVLVHTADRDWVQRDEPSIRTWSGDEEVLPGVTLRTIGGHFPGSAIVHWDRGVVLAGDTVFPGPSQRWVTFMRSFPNAIPLSAAVVRRTADRVCERPFARLYGNLGNVVPVDARAAVLRSAERYIGWVSGVFDELT
- a CDS encoding LLM class flavin-dependent oxidoreductase is translated as MIVFTVKRIGFLSFGHWQPIPGSVSRTAADALQQTIELAVAAEEVGVDGAYVRVHHFARQLASPFPLLAAIGARTSTIEIGTGVIDMRYENPLYAAESAAAADLISGGRLQLGISRGSPETALHGYESFGYVPAEDESDADMARRHTEVFRAAIAGAGIAMSNPQMTGVSQPLAIEPRSPGLDERIWWGAGSRATAVWTAEQGMNLMSSTLLTEDTGVPFDQLQAEQIRMFRDAWRDAGHEREPRVSVSRSIIPIIDDETRRYFGASAVAESSDQVGHLDGGLARFGRSFVGEPDVIAAALAADEAVQAADTVLVTVPNQLGVEFNARILESIVRDVAPAAGWR
- a CDS encoding sugar O-acetyltransferase: MSGERLIPRRTPESRAVTERVQTVLGLTSRLNALPFTDEPGRAALLSEIIGGPLPAGLTVYPPFYCDHGLGLTLGERVFVNQNCSFYDIGGITIGDGTMIGPGVTLSTAGHPVAPSERYDGITAAPIVIGAEVWIGANVTVTPGVTIGDGAVIGAGAVIAKDVAPRTVVTAGSQVVRKVL